A segment of the Flavobacteriales bacterium genome:
GCCATACGGATTGCCGAAGGCCATGCTGATATAGACCACGAGCTCCTTGCCTCCTGCGCGCGTGATCTCCGCGATGCGTGCGATGCGGCTCCAGCTGCCCTCGATGCTCGTGTTCGTGTTGCGCTGCTGGAAGGTCTCGCTGATGCTGAAGGGATAGCCGAGATAGGTGACGCTAGGCTGCTTCACGGCTTCCTCCGCGCCGCGCTCGTTGGCCACGATCACGAGCAATTTGCTCCTCGTCTCGCTCGTGTCGATGCGGGAAAGCACCTCGGCGGTATCGGCCAATTGCGGGATGGCCTTCGGGCTCACGAAGCTGCCGATATCGATGGTATCGAAGCCAACGCGCAGCAGTTCGTTCAAGTAGCGCACCTTCACCTCCGTGGGAATGAAGGGCACGATGCCTTGCATGGCGTCGCGCGGGCATTCGATGAGCTTCACCTTCTCCATGCCGCGAAAGACTTGTTGATGCGATTCACCAAGGATGGCCCTTCGTACACCAGCCCTGTGTACACCTGCACGAGGTCGGCGCCCGCTTCAAGCTTCTCCTTCGCCGCCTCCCATGAATCGATGCCGCCCACTCCGATGATAACGATGGGCCTCGGCAGGCGCTCGCGCAAGCAGGTGATCACCTCCGTGCTGCGCGCCCGGACAGGTGCACCACTCAATCCGCCAGCGCCGATGGATTCCAGTTCAGCTTGCGTCGTACGCAGCCCTGCACGCGCAATCGTAGTGTTGGTAGCGATCACCCCAGCGATGCCGCTCTCTTTCACCACGCTCACGATGTCGTCCAATTGGCCATCGGTGAGGTCCGGGGCGATCTTGAGAAGGATGGGTTTGGAACGCGCTGGTGAATGGTCATTGGCGACTGGTGAATGGTCTACCCCGCTCACCATTCGCTTTTCGCCATTCGCCTTATTCTGGCTGAGTTCCATCAACGCCCGAAGAATCTCCAACAACGGCCCTTTCTCCTGCAGGGCTCGCAGACCGGGCGTATTGGGGCTGCTCACGTTCACCACGAAGTAGTCCACCACGCCATGGAGCGCATTGAAGCAGGCGATGTAGTCGTCGATGGCCCGCTCATTCGGCGTGTCCTTGTTCTTCCCGATGTTCCCGCCGACGATGATGCCGGGCCTCCGATGGCGCAATCGATCCACCGCTGCATGAACGCCGCCGTTGTTGAAGCCCATGCGGTTGATCAGCGCACGGTCCTTCTTCAATCTGAATAGCCGCGGCTGCGGATTGCCCGGTTGGGACCTGGGCGTGAGCGTGCCCACTTCGATGAATCCGAAGCCGATGCGTGCGAGGGCATGCACGTGCTTGGCATCCTTGTCCATGCCTGCGGCGAGGCCAACGGGCGATGGGAAGTGTAAGCCCATCACGTCGGTGGCTGCGTCACGGGGCGGTTTCGCGCCGCCCACGAGCGCCAGCATGCCGGGAATGCGCGATGCGATTCCGAGCAGACGGAAGGTGAGGTGATGGGCGCGCTCCGGAGGGAGCAGGAAGAGCAGTGGACGGAGCAGCGCGTACATCGGCGGGCGAATGTAGCCCGGTACCTTCGCGGCCCTTCCGATGCCCTTCGAGCTCATCAGTGAATTCACACCCACCGGCGACCAGCCGGAGGCCATTCGGCAACTGGTGGAGGGGCTGCGCGAGGGCGTGCGCGCACAGACGTTGCTCGGCGTAACGGGTTCGGGCAAGACCTTCACTGTGGCCAACGTGATCGCGCAAGTGGACCGCCCCACGCTGATCCTCAGTCATAACAAGACGCTGGCCGCGCAGCTCTACGGCGAATTCAAGCACTTCTTCCCGAACGACCGCGTGGAGTACTTCGTGAGCTATTACGACTACTACCAGCCCGAGGCCTACCTGCCCACCACCAACACCTACATCGAGAAGGACCTCTCAGTGAATGACGAGATCGAAAAGCTCCGGCTCAGTGCATCGAGCGCGCTGCTGAGCGGAAGGCGCAATGTGATCGTGGTGGCCAGCGTGAGCTGCATTTATGGCATCGGCAATCCAGCGGAGTTCAAGCACACGGTGGTGGAGCTGGACAAAGGCATGAAGGTGAGCCGCAATGCGCTGCTTCACCGCTTCGTATCGGCGCTTTACAGCCGCAAGGACATTGAGCCGGGCCGAGGCAACTTCCGCGTGAAGGGCGATGTGGTGGAGGTCTTCCTCGCCTATGCTGATGAAGGCATCCGCATCCATTTCTGGGGCGATGAACTGGAGCGCATCGAGCGCTTCGACCTCAGCACCACCAAGACGCTCGAGACCTTGGAGCAGGTGACGATCTATCCCGCCAACATCTTCGTGACCAGCCGTGAGACGCTGAACGGTGCCATCAGCAGCATCCAGGCGGACATGGTGAAGCAAGTCGCCTTCTTCCAGGAGATCGGCAAGCACCTGGAGGCAAAGCGCCTCGAGGAGCGCGTGAGCCACGACCTGGAAATGATGCGCGAGCTGGGCTATTGCAGCGGCATCGAGAACTATAGCCGCTACTTCGATCGGCGAGACACGGGCCAGCGCCCCTTCTGCCTGCTCGACTACTTCCCGGATGACTTCCTGATGGTGATCGATGAGAGCCATGTGACCGTGAGCCAGGTGCAGGCCATGTACGGGGGCGACCGCAGCCGTAAGCGCAACCTGGTGGAGTATGGCTTCCGCCTGCCCAGTGCCATGGACAATCGTCCCCTGAAATTCGAGGAATTCGAAGGCATGATGGGCCAGACCCTCTTCGTTAGCGCCACGCCAGCTGACTATGAATTGCAGCGCAGTGAGGGCGTGGTGGTGGAGCAAGTGGTGCGGCCCACGGGCCTGCTCGACCCGCCCATTGAAGTGCGGCCGAGCAAGGACCAGATCGACGACCTGCTCGACGAGATCCGCAACCGGACCAAGAAAGACGAGCGCGTGCTGGTGACCACCCTCACCAAGCGCATGGCTGAGGAGCTTGATGAGTTCCTGAAGCGGAATGGTGTGAAGTGCAAATACATCCATAGCGACGTGGAGACCCTGGAACGGATCGAAATCCTGCGCCAACTGCGCTTGGGCATGATCGACGTCCTCGTGGGCGTGAACCTGCTGCGCGAAGGGCTGGACCTGCCCGAAGTGAGCCTGGTTGCCGTGCTCGATGCGGACAAGGAGGGATTCCTCCGCAGCAATCGCTCGCTCACCCAGACCGCTGGCCGCGCGGCACGGAACGTCAATGGACTCGTGGTCTTCTATGCAGACAAGATCACCGACAGCATGCAGCGCACCATCGATGAGACCGAGCGCCGCCGTGCCAAGCAGATGGCGTACAACGAGGAGCACGGCATCACCCCCACACAGATCAAACGCGACAGGGCCGATGTGCTGCGGCAGACCTCGGTGCTCGAGATCCAAGGCCCCACCCCAAAGGCCTACCTGGAGCCGGAACCGGAGCTGAGCCTCGCCGCAGACCCCGTGATGCAGTTCATGAGCACCGATCAATTGGAGAAGAACGCCGCTCTGCTCGAGTCACAGATGCGCAAGGCCGCCAAGGAGCTCGACTTCATCGCAGCGGCGCAATTGCGCGATGAGTTATTCGCGGTGCAAAAGCTCATCGAGCTCCGCACTCTGGAGAAACCATAGATGGTCGGCCATGATGGGCGAATCGTCGTCGCTGTGAATGACTTCGGCGAAAGTCATGCGACAAGGCCTTCATTGAGCTTCCGAGAGTAGCCTGTGCTGAAACGTTGATGGCAGTGGCGAGGCGTTTACTTTCGTCCGCGAACCACCCCTCACTGAACCAGAACAACGATGAACCGATCCTTACTCCCACTGTTTGTCGCAGCGCTCGCGGCCCCCGGTATCCTGAACGCCCAGATCAGCTTCGGCGGTGCGCCGATCGGCCTTGACCAGGCCTATCTGCCCGCCCCACCGCTGGTGGTAATGCCCGAAGTGGATGCCAACGCGCTCATGATGGAGGACGAAGCGCGCATCGCGCAGGGAATCAAGGGTCCATACCGTTTCGGCTTCAACCATGCCACCGATATCAGCACGGAGAACAACGGCGCATGGACCACCATGCCCAACGGTGATGGGGTCTGGCGCGTGGCCATCGAATGCCCTGGCGCCTTCAGCATCAACTTCGAATTCAATGACTACGTGGTGCCCGACGGCGGCCAGGTCTTCGTGTACAACGATGCGGGCGAGGTCCTTGGCGCCTTCACGGCCGAGAGCAATCCCGGCCACACCATCCTGGGCGTGACGCAACTGGCCGGCGACCGCATCACCGTCGAGTACGTCGAGCCATTCGCTGTTCGCGGCGAAGGCCGGCTCCGCATCGGCCAAGTGACGCATGCCTACCGCGACCTTTTCCGCTCGCTGAAGGGCTTCGGCACCAGCGGCAGCTGCAACAACAATGTGATCTGCCCAGAGGGCGACCCTTGGCGCGACCAGATCCGCAGCGTGGCCATGATCACGGTGGGCGGCAGCGGCATCTGCACGGGGCAGCTGATCAATAATTGCGCGAACAACGGCACGCCTTACTTCCTCACCGCCAACCACTGCCTCGGCGGCAACAACAGCTGGGTGTTCCGCTTCAATTGGAACAGTCCTGTGTGCAGCCCCACCACCAACGCGCCCACGAACCAGACCGTCAGTGGCAGCTCGTTGAAGGCGAACAACGCCGCCAGCGATGTAGCACTGCTCCAACTCAACAGCACGCCGCCCGCCAGCTATAACGTGTTCTACACCGGCTGGGACAAGAGCGGCACGGCGCCCACGGCCAGCACCTGCATCCACCATCCCGATGGCGACATCAAGAAGATCAGCTTCGATAACAACCCGGCCACCCAGGTGAGCTGGGGCGGCGCGGCCACCTGGCGCATCGCCAATTGGGAGGATGGCACCACCGAGCCCGGCAGCAGCGGGAGCGGCCTCTGGAACCAGAACGGCCTGCTCATCGGGCAGCTCTATGGCGGTCAGGCCTCTTGCAGCAACAACATCAACGACTATTTCGGGCGCTTCAGCACCAGCTACCCCTTCCTGCAGAACTGGCTGGGCAACTGCGGCAACACGCTGCAGGGCTACCCGCTCTCCGTGGGCATCGATGAGGCGGCTGCGGATGAGGATTTGGACATCGCTCCGAATCCGGCGCAAGGCAATGTGGCAGTGGGCCTTCCCGCTGCCATGCGCAACGGCGGGCGGCTCACGGTGTTCGATGCCCTGGGTAAGATCGTGGCACAGCGCATCCTCACCGGCGGCGTCGAGCGCGTGACCTTTGACCTGTCTGGCGAGCCTGCAGGCCTCTATTTCGTGGAAGCCACCGGGGTTGGCTTCCACCGCGTGCAGCGCTTGGTGATCGCGCGCTGAACACGCCGCGCCTCGGCTTGAAGGACCGCTGGACCCTCCCAGCGGTCCTTCGCATTCCGGGCCACGTCTATCTTCACGCAGCCAATCCAGCGCACATGGTTCCATCGCTACGCCTTTTCGCCATTCTCCCGCCCTTCCTCATCGCGCTCAGCGGATCATCGCAGGTCGCTTTCGGCGGAAAGCCGATCGGCCTGATGCCGAAAGGGCCTGCGCTCCGACCTGCGCAAACGATCACGCTTCCCGCGGTTGACGCCGCTGCGCTGATCGCCGAGGACGAAGCACGCGCTGCCTCCGGCGTGAAAGGCCCGTGGCGCTTCGGCTTCAACCACGAGGTGGACATCCGCAGCGAGGCGCAGGGGACCTGGACCATGCTCCGAAACGGCGACCGCGTTTGGCGAGTGGCGATCGAATGCCCCGGCGCCTTCAGCATCAACTTCCGGTTCAACGTATTCGACGTTCCGGAGCGCGGTCGCGTGTTCGTTTACAACGAGCACGGGAAGCATCTGGGAGCATTCACCGAAGCAAGCGCGAAGCTCAACCGCCTGGGTGTGGCGCAATTGGCCGGCGAGCGCATCACCATCGAGTACCATGAGCCTGCTGCCTTTGCCGGGCAAGGCCGTCTCGCCATCGACCGCGTGACGCACGCCTACCGCGATACGCAGGGCTTCGCGCGCGGCCTCGGTGATAGCGGCGACTGCAACATCAACGTGATCTGCCCCGAAGGCGATGATTGGCGCGACCAGATCCGCAGCGTGGCCATCATCACCACCGGCGGCAATGGCTTCTGCACCGGCACCCTGCTCAACAATTGCGCACAGGACAGCACGCCTTACTTCCTCACCGCCGACCATTGCCTCAGCCCCGATGTGGCCGATTGGGTGTTCCGCTTCAACTGGGACAGCCCCAGCTGCGATCCCACCGAGGATGAGCCGGCTCTCGAGACCGTGAGCGGCTGCGTGCTGCTCACCAGCAGCAACACCACCGACATGGCCTTCCTGGAGCTGAACAGCATCCCACCTGTGGAGTACGATGTGTACTACGCCGGCTGGGACAAGAGCGGCGCTACGCCCGATACCGTCTGCGGCATCCATCACCCCAGCGGCGACATCAAGAAGATCTGCCTCTCCTACAGCCCGGTGACCCAGGCCAACATCGACCTGGGCACCGGTGCCGCCGATTGCTGGCAGGTGACGGTTTGGGATGCGGGCACCACGGAGCCCGGAAGCAGCGGCAGCGCGCTCTTCAATCAGGACAAGCGGGTGATAGGCCAACTGTATGGTGGCGCGGCCAACTGCGCCAACAGCGTCGATGACTACTACGGCCGCCTCGATCTCAGCTGGCCCTTCATTGAGCAATACCTCGGATCCTGCGGAGACACGCTCTCCGGCCTCGGCGACGCGGTGATACCCATCATCCACGACGCCGCGATCACCAGCATCGTGAACATCCCCGAATTGATCTGCGGCGACAGCATCATCAGCCCCATCGTCACCCTGAAGAACAACGGCCAGGAGGTGATGACCAGCGCGGTGATCACCTATGGCCTGGTGGGCGGATCGCCGAACGTGTTCAATTGGACGGGCTCTTTGCAAGTGCAGCAGACCCTCAACGTGCCACTCCCGCCCATCGTGGCCGCCAACGGCGCCAACACCGTGTACGTGACCGTGACCTGGCCAAACGCGAATGAGGATCAGGTGCCGGACAACGACACGTGGCTCTATTCCTTCAACGTGAGCAATCCGGGCGGGACCGTGCAGCTGGCGCTCACGCTGGACAACTGGGGAAGCGACATCACCTGGGAATTGGCCACACAGCTCGGCACGGTGCTCTACGAAGGCGGACCCTACCCTGACCTGGAGGAGGGCGAGATCTACACCTCCTCCTTCTGCCTCACCAACGACTGCTACGTGTTCACCATCAACGATGCCTTCGGCGATGGCATCTGCTGCGATGAGGGCGAAGGCAGCTACGTGATCATGACCTCCGATTCGACATTGCTGGTGGAGAGCGACGGCCAATACGGCGACCAGGAGGTGCAGACCTTCTGCGTGGAGGTGGTGGGCGTTCCGGAATCAGCCGCAGTTCCCGACTTCGACCTGTACCCGAACCCGGCGCGCGATCGCGTGATGCTGCGCGCGCCGCTGCCGATACAAAGGGTTCGCGTACTCGATGCCACGGGCCGCGTGATGCTGGAGGAAGGTGCCGGATCGGAGCTGGTCGAGATCGGCATCGAACGGGTGACGCCCGGGGCCTATCTGGTGGAAGTATTTACTGCTGAAGGCCGTGCGGTGAAGCGCCTGTTAGTGCATTGATTCGGTCGCAGAGCCACAGCACTGTGCAGGCGGGCAAGCCGTTACATTCGACCCGATGCGCGCCGTACTGCTTGTTTCCGTCCTGCTCAACACGCTTGTCGGCATGGCCGGGGGCGACCCGCTCACGGCAGGCGCTCGCTTCGCGGGCATGGGCGGCAGCGGGCTCACCCTCA
Coding sequences within it:
- a CDS encoding hydroxymethylglutaryl-CoA lyase is translated as MEKVKLIECPRDAMQGIVPFIPTEVKVRYLNELLRVGFDTIDIGSFVSPKAIPQLADTAEVLSRIDTSETRSKLLVIVANERGAEEAVKQPSVTYLGYPFSISETFQQRNTNTSIEGSWSRIARIAEITRAGGKELVVYISMAFGNPYGDPWSADVALHWVNRLTSELGVRIIALSDTVGVARPGDISSIFSALIPALPAVEFGAHLHCTPDNWQSKTDAAWNAGCRRFDGAIKGYGGCPMAEDDLVGNLQMEVFARSLEERGVRTGLDFQQLDRCVMEAGKVFP
- a CDS encoding quinone-dependent dihydroorotate dehydrogenase; amino-acid sequence: MYALLRPLLFLLPPERAHHLTFRLLGIASRIPGMLALVGGAKPPRDAATDVMGLHFPSPVGLAAGMDKDAKHVHALARIGFGFIEVGTLTPRSQPGNPQPRLFRLKKDRALINRMGFNNGGVHAAVDRLRHRRPGIIVGGNIGKNKDTPNERAIDDYIACFNALHGVVDYFVVNVSSPNTPGLRALQEKGPLLEILRALMELSQNKANGEKRMVSGVDHSPVANDHSPARSKPILLKIAPDLTDGQLDDIVSVVKESGIAGVIATNTTIARAGLRTTQAELESIGAGGLSGAPVRARSTEVITCLRERLPRPIVIIGVGGIDSWEAAKEKLEAGADLVQVYTGLVYEGPSLVNRINKSFAAWRR
- the uvrB gene encoding excinuclease ABC subunit UvrB yields the protein MPFELISEFTPTGDQPEAIRQLVEGLREGVRAQTLLGVTGSGKTFTVANVIAQVDRPTLILSHNKTLAAQLYGEFKHFFPNDRVEYFVSYYDYYQPEAYLPTTNTYIEKDLSVNDEIEKLRLSASSALLSGRRNVIVVASVSCIYGIGNPAEFKHTVVELDKGMKVSRNALLHRFVSALYSRKDIEPGRGNFRVKGDVVEVFLAYADEGIRIHFWGDELERIERFDLSTTKTLETLEQVTIYPANIFVTSRETLNGAISSIQADMVKQVAFFQEIGKHLEAKRLEERVSHDLEMMRELGYCSGIENYSRYFDRRDTGQRPFCLLDYFPDDFLMVIDESHVTVSQVQAMYGGDRSRKRNLVEYGFRLPSAMDNRPLKFEEFEGMMGQTLFVSATPADYELQRSEGVVVEQVVRPTGLLDPPIEVRPSKDQIDDLLDEIRNRTKKDERVLVTTLTKRMAEELDEFLKRNGVKCKYIHSDVETLERIEILRQLRLGMIDVLVGVNLLREGLDLPEVSLVAVLDADKEGFLRSNRSLTQTAGRAARNVNGLVVFYADKITDSMQRTIDETERRRAKQMAYNEEHGITPTQIKRDRADVLRQTSVLEIQGPTPKAYLEPEPELSLAADPVMQFMSTDQLEKNAALLESQMRKAAKELDFIAAAQLRDELFAVQKLIELRTLEKP
- a CDS encoding trypsin-like peptidase domain-containing protein, with product MNRSLLPLFVAALAAPGILNAQISFGGAPIGLDQAYLPAPPLVVMPEVDANALMMEDEARIAQGIKGPYRFGFNHATDISTENNGAWTTMPNGDGVWRVAIECPGAFSINFEFNDYVVPDGGQVFVYNDAGEVLGAFTAESNPGHTILGVTQLAGDRITVEYVEPFAVRGEGRLRIGQVTHAYRDLFRSLKGFGTSGSCNNNVICPEGDPWRDQIRSVAMITVGGSGICTGQLINNCANNGTPYFLTANHCLGGNNSWVFRFNWNSPVCSPTTNAPTNQTVSGSSLKANNAASDVALLQLNSTPPASYNVFYTGWDKSGTAPTASTCIHHPDGDIKKISFDNNPATQVSWGGAATWRIANWEDGTTEPGSSGSGLWNQNGLLIGQLYGGQASCSNNINDYFGRFSTSYPFLQNWLGNCGNTLQGYPLSVGIDEAAADEDLDIAPNPAQGNVAVGLPAAMRNGGRLTVFDALGKIVAQRILTGGVERVTFDLSGEPAGLYFVEATGVGFHRVQRLVIAR
- a CDS encoding trypsin-like peptidase domain-containing protein, producing the protein MVPSLRLFAILPPFLIALSGSSQVAFGGKPIGLMPKGPALRPAQTITLPAVDAAALIAEDEARAASGVKGPWRFGFNHEVDIRSEAQGTWTMLRNGDRVWRVAIECPGAFSINFRFNVFDVPERGRVFVYNEHGKHLGAFTEASAKLNRLGVAQLAGERITIEYHEPAAFAGQGRLAIDRVTHAYRDTQGFARGLGDSGDCNINVICPEGDDWRDQIRSVAIITTGGNGFCTGTLLNNCAQDSTPYFLTADHCLSPDVADWVFRFNWDSPSCDPTEDEPALETVSGCVLLTSSNTTDMAFLELNSIPPVEYDVYYAGWDKSGATPDTVCGIHHPSGDIKKICLSYSPVTQANIDLGTGAADCWQVTVWDAGTTEPGSSGSALFNQDKRVIGQLYGGAANCANSVDDYYGRLDLSWPFIEQYLGSCGDTLSGLGDAVIPIIHDAAITSIVNIPELICGDSIISPIVTLKNNGQEVMTSAVITYGLVGGSPNVFNWTGSLQVQQTLNVPLPPIVAANGANTVYVTVTWPNANEDQVPDNDTWLYSFNVSNPGGTVQLALTLDNWGSDITWELATQLGTVLYEGGPYPDLEEGEIYTSSFCLTNDCYVFTINDAFGDGICCDEGEGSYVIMTSDSTLLVESDGQYGDQEVQTFCVEVVGVPESAAVPDFDLYPNPARDRVMLRAPLPIQRVRVLDATGRVMLEEGAGSELVEIGIERVTPGAYLVEVFTAEGRAVKRLLVH